In the genome of Ignavibacteria bacterium, one region contains:
- the pdxH gene encoding pyridoxamine 5'-phosphate oxidase, whose product MDLTKISNEYLTGAFEEKDADKNPFIQFGKWFEIALGSGIKEPTAMVLATSTKDCKPSNRVVLLKSFSDEGFIFCTNYESRKGKELKENPNASILFFWPELERQIRIEGTVSKTSYEESKKIFDARPKESRIGSLASEQSCEIPDRLYLEKRYSELEKKYLNEDPVLPKFWGGYILIPDYFEFWQGRKSRLHDRIIYKIASNGWKINRLAP is encoded by the coding sequence ATGGATTTAACAAAAATTAGTAATGAGTATTTAACCGGAGCATTTGAAGAAAAAGATGCTGATAAAAATCCGTTTATTCAGTTCGGCAAATGGTTTGAGATTGCTCTTGGTTCAGGAATTAAAGAACCTACGGCAATGGTCCTCGCAACCTCAACAAAAGATTGTAAACCATCTAACAGGGTTGTATTATTGAAATCGTTTAGTGATGAGGGATTTATTTTCTGCACGAACTACGAAAGCAGAAAAGGTAAAGAGCTGAAAGAAAATCCTAATGCTTCAATATTATTTTTCTGGCCGGAGTTGGAAAGACAAATAAGAATTGAAGGAACAGTTTCTAAAACATCTTACGAAGAATCAAAGAAAATTTTTGATGCGCGTCCTAAAGAAAGCCGAATAGGTTCACTTGCTTCAGAGCAAAGCTGCGAAATTCCTGACAGGCTATATCTCGAAAAAAGATATAGTGAGCTCGAAAAAAAATATTTAAATGAAGACCCTGTTTTACCAAAATTCTGGGGAGGATATATATTAATTCCTGATTATTTTGAATTTTGGCAGGGAAGAAAAAGTCGTCTCCACGACAGAATCATATATAAAATTGCTTCAAATGGTTGGAAGATAAACCGTTTAGCACCTTAA